The following coding sequences lie in one Trichoderma breve strain T069 chromosome 1, whole genome shotgun sequence genomic window:
- a CDS encoding amidase domain-containing protein, translating to MTEQQDHIRTAISLRDASLDKSVLFSLSQITALPQDVTSVPRSSGLLSDAELQLTEDYDATALLEMLAAKKVTAVELLSAFRKRATIAQQCTNCLTELLAEAIYDAEACDQHLALTGRLIGPLHGIPLSLKNQIGVASHLTNAGFVTWINSTSHDDAAIVKTFRKLGAVVFARTNQPQAGMHLETSNNIYGTTVNPRNRQLTAGGSTGGEAALMGMHASVLGIGGDIGGSIRVPAAFNGLYGFKPSPSRFSGKGVVVPTPGHDSIVGTLGPFARSLRDLELFCKAYSSTLPWIDDVSLIPGSILSSSMGRQLDETRPLKVGILSDDGVVSPLPPVKAAMRKIAEKLGRAIDVQTVSFSPMDHARGWSIIAANYFEDGGANIRALCAKGGEAVLPLTEWIINECQKGRASVASSPEGLKEARDGFRQEYSDHWNQFDVDVVLAPIYPSVAGPHGATRYWGYTSIWNLLQYPAVAMPAGKLVGDATPAELREEYKPKNDLEKHYWEIYSADDAEGLPIGIQVVGKRYHERMVLQAARVIEKALLSK from the exons atGACTGAACAGCAGGACCACATCCGCACGGCAATCTCCCTGCGCGATGCCTCTCTCGACAAGAGCGTGctcttctcgctctcgcAAATCACGGCCTTGCCCCAGGATGTCACCTCGGTACCCCGATCCAGCGGCCTGCTGTCCGATGCAGAGCTGCAGCTCACCGAAGATTACGATGCCAcggcgctgctggagatgctggcggcCAAGAAGGTGACGGCCGTGGAGCTGCTGTCGGCGTTTCGCAAGAGGGCGACGATTGCCCAGCAGTGT ACAAACTGCCTCACCGAGCTCCTCGCCGAAGCCATCTATGACGCCGAGGCCTGCGACCAGCATCTCGCCCTCACCGGCCGCCTCATCGGCCCTCTCCACGGCatccccctctccctcaagAACCAGATCGGCGTCGCCTCTCACCTGACAAACGCCGGCTTCGTCACCTGGATCAACAGCACCAGCCACGATGAcgccgccatcgtcaagaCGTTCCGCAAGCTGGGTGCCGTCGTCTTTGCCCGCACCAACCAGCCCCAGGCCGGCATGCACCTCGAGACATCTAACAACATCTATGGCACCACAGTGAACCCGCGGAACCGCCAGCTAACGGCGGGAGGCAGCACAGGCGGCGAGGCTGCGCTGATGGGCATGCATGCGTCGGTTCTAGGCATCGGAGGTGACATTGGAGGTTCCATCAGAGTTCCAGCAGCGTTCAACGGG CTCTACGGCTTCAAGCCCTCGCCTAGTCGGTTTAGCGGCAAGGGCGTCGTCGTCCCAACCCCCGGCCACGACTCCATTGTCGGCACTCTGGGCCCCTTTGCGCGCTCCCTCCGCGACCTCGAGCTCTTCTGCAAGGCCTACTCCTCGACCCTCCCTTGGATCGACGACGTCTCGCTCATCCCCGGCAGCATCCTGTCGTCCTCCATGGGCCGCCAGTTAGACGAGACGCGCCCGCTCAAGGTCGGCATCTTGTCAGACGACGGCGTCGTGTCGCCGCTTCCGCCCGTCAAGGCCGCCATGCGCAAGATTGCCGAGAAGCTAGGCCGCGCCATCGACGTCCAGACCGTGTCTTTTTCGCCCATGGACCACGCCAGGGGCTGGAGCATTATTGCCGCAAACTACTTTGAGGACGGCGGCGCAAACATCCGCGCGCTCTGCGCAAAGGGTGGCGAGGCTGTCCTGCCCCTGACGGAGTGGATCATCAACGAGTGCCAAAAGGGCCGCGCATCAGTGGCTTCGTCTCCCGAGGGCCTCAAGGAAGCTCGTGATGGATTCCGCCAAGAGTACAGCGACCACTGGAACCAGTTCGACGTCGACGTGGTGCTGGCGCCCATCTACCCAAGTGTAGCCGGCCCCCACGGAGCAACGAGATACTGGGGCTACACGTCCATCTGGAACCTGCTGCAGTATCCAGCTGTGGCGATGCCGGCGGGCAAGCTGGTGGGCGATGCGACTCCCGCAGAGCTCAGAGAGGAGTACAAGCCCAAGAACGACCTGGAGAAGCACTACTGGGAGATTTACTCTGCCGACGACGCTGAGGGACTGCCGATTGGAATCCAGGTTGTGGGCAAGCGCTATCACGAGCGGATGGTGCTGCAGGCGGCGCGGGTGATTGAAAAGGCGCTGCTCAGCAagtga
- a CDS encoding copper amine oxidase, enzyme domain-containing protein → MHPFDPIRPEEITLTTSILKAALPGVNLRFKVIDVKEPIKQHVIPYIEAERTGQPLPKPPPRLVYSYLHRLDSYAFLKAVVNLDTKAVVDLKELPKHIQGPVDVDEMIGLETVILKHPRVIAEIEKLKLPEGVTVCTDPWIYGTDDEAETRRLVQFYMFIVPVAHPQSNHYSLPCAFSPVIDANSMELVRIDYLPTGGDHSFVETQPWKPVKAVEYAHELLETPQRTDLKPLIVQQPEGPSFSLDGHLVNWQKWRFRVGFNYREGLVLYNLTYDGRNVFYRLALSEMTVPYGDPRKPFHRKQAFDVGDVGLGITCNQLSLGCDCLGHIKYFDGFRIDSQGRPVHLQNVICLHEQDAGILHKHTNYRNGQATVVRNRQLVVQMICTVSNYEYIFAWILDQAGGVEFEVRATGILSTIPIDDAEGLKLPFSTPVGPGVSAPYHQHIFNLRVDPAIDGFNNTVIYEDSVPLDPQEHGIDDPYGVGYVARTTVLDKAGFADTNVELGRVFKIRNDSVVNAVSRKPVAYKVQTVASQRMLMSARSFNARRARFHEHAVWVTRHRDDELFAAGEFTNQSRLSTGVDAYAARGDDIVDQDVVFWHTFALTHNPRPEDFPVMPVERLSVHFKPVGFHEKNPALDVPSSQQAENKSTLVEATGKTAACCETTTASKL, encoded by the coding sequence ATGCATCCCTTTGATCCCATCCGTCCCGAGGAAATCACCCTCACCACATCCATCCTCAAGGCCGCCCTCCCCGGCGTCAACCTCCGCTTCAAAGTCATCGACGTCAAGGAGCCCATCAAGCAACATGTCATCCCCTACATCGAGGCCGAGCGGACAGGCCAGCCTCTCCCCAAACCGCCTCCTCGCCTCGTCTACAGCTACCTGCACCGTCTAGACTCGTATGCCTTCCTCAAGGCCGTCGTCAACCTCGACACAAAGGCCGTCGTCgacctcaaggagctgcccAAGCACATCCAGGGCCCCGTCGATGTGGACGAGATGATTGGGCTCGAGACGGTGATTCTGAAGCACCCGCGGGTCATTGCCGAGATTGAAAAGCTCAAGCTGCCCGAGGGCGTCACCGTCTGCACGGATCCGTGGATTTATGGTactgatgacgaggctgagacGCGGAGGCTGGTGCAGTTTTACATGTTTATAGTGCCTGTTGCGCATCCGCAGTCGAACCACTACTCGCTGCCGTGTGCGTTTTCGCCGGTGATTGATGCGAATTCCATGGAGCTTGTTCGCATCGACTATCTTCCCACGGGAGGTGATCACTCGTTCGTCGAGACGCAGCCGTGGAAGCCCGTCAAGGCTGTTGAATACGCCCATGAATTACTAGAGACGCCCCAGCGGACAGACCTGAAGCCATTGATTGTGCAGCAGCCAGAAGGTCCATCCTTTTCGCTCGATGGCCACCTGGTCAACTGGCAAAAGTGGCGGTTCCGCGTCGGCTTCAACTACCGCGAGGGCCTCGTGCTGTACAACCTCACCTACGACGGCCGCAACGTCTTTTACCGCCTTGCCCTGTCCGAGATGACTGTTCCCTATGGAGACCCTCGAAAGCCGTTCCATCGCAAGCAGGCGTTTGACGTTGGTGACGTTGGATTGGGCATCACTTGCAACCAGCTCAGCCTCGGATGCGACTGTCTGGGCCACATCAAGTACTTTGACGGCTTCAGGATCGATTCGCAAGGAAGGCCGGTACATCTGCAGAACGTCATTTGCCTGCACGAGCAAGACGCTGGAATCCTGCACAAGCACACAAACTACCGCAATGGCCAGGCGACGGTGGTGCGAAACCGACAGCTGGTGGTGCAGATGATTTGCACCGTCTCcaactacgagtacatctTCGCCTGGATCCTGGATCAGGCTGGTGGTGTCGAGTTTGAGGTCCGCGCGACAGGAATTCTGTCGACGATCCCGATTGACGACGCCGAGGGCCTCAAGCTGCCCTTCTCAACCCCCGTTGGGCCCGGAGTGTCAGCGCCGTATCACCAGCACATCTTCAACCTGCGTGTCGACCCGGCCATTGACGGCTTCAACAACACCGTCATCTACGAGGACAGCGTGCCGCTCGATCCCCAAGAGCACGGCATCGACGACCCTTATGGCGTGGGCTATGTTGCTCGCACGACGGTGCTGGACAAGGCGGGCTTCGCCGACACAAACGTCGAGCTGGGCCGCGTCTTCAAGATCCGCAACGACAGCGTCGTCAACGCCGTCAGCCGCAAGCCCGTCGCCTACAAGGTCCAGACCGTTGCCAGCCAGCGCATGCTCATGTCCGCCCGCTCCTTCAACGCCCGCCGCGCCCGCTTCCACGAGCACGCCGTCTGGGTCACGCGCCACCGCGACGACGAGCTGTTCGCCGCGGGCGAGTTTACCAATCAGAGCCGCCTGAGCACGGGCGTTGATGCGTATGCTGCTAGAGGCGATGATATTGTCGATCAGGACGTGGTGTTTTGGCACACTTTTGCGCTGACGCACAACCCGCGGCCCGAGGACTTCCCCGTCATGCCCGTGGAGAGGCTGAGCGTGCATTTCAAGCCCGTCGGGTTCCATGAGAAGAATCCGGCGCTGGATGTGCCGAGCTCGCAGCAGGCGGAGAACAAGTCGACGCTGGTGGAGGCGACGGGCAAGACGGCGGCGTGTTGCgagacgacgacggcgagcAAGTTGTGA